A window of Alkalilimnicola sp. S0819 contains these coding sequences:
- a CDS encoding ABC transporter ATP-binding protein, translating to MAPVLNIERLAYRYAPDAPPVFQGLDLQVQPGEFIAVVGGSGVGKSTLLRCVAGLSRHCDGEIRLQVAGGAGRRAHATVFQDARLMPWRRVRGNIAYGLQGLGLSKAQMAERVAEVLSLTRLTELADRWPHQLSGGQSQRAGIARALAVHPELLLMDEPFSAVDAITREHLQDQLLGIWQRTGKAVLFVTHDIDEAVYLADRVLVLAGAPARVALDQRIEPARPRRRGDVALQALAHEIARAL from the coding sequence ATGGCGCCCGTCCTGAACATCGAACGCCTCGCTTACCGCTATGCCCCCGACGCGCCGCCGGTGTTCCAGGGGCTGGACCTGCAGGTGCAGCCCGGGGAGTTCATCGCCGTGGTGGGCGGCTCGGGGGTGGGCAAGTCCACGCTGCTGCGCTGCGTGGCCGGGCTGAGCCGGCACTGCGATGGCGAGATCCGGTTGCAGGTGGCCGGGGGGGCGGGCCGTCGCGCCCACGCCACGGTGTTTCAGGACGCGCGCCTGATGCCCTGGCGGCGGGTGCGCGGCAATATCGCCTATGGCCTGCAGGGTCTGGGCTTGAGCAAGGCGCAGATGGCCGAGCGGGTGGCTGAGGTCCTGAGCCTCACCCGGCTCACCGAGCTGGCCGATCGCTGGCCCCACCAGCTCTCCGGCGGCCAGTCCCAGCGCGCGGGCATTGCCCGGGCCTTGGCGGTGCACCCCGAGCTGCTGTTGATGGACGAGCCCTTCAGCGCGGTGGACGCGATTACCCGCGAGCATCTGCAGGATCAGCTGCTGGGCATTTGGCAGCGGACCGGCAAGGCGGTGCTGTTCGTCACCCACGACATCGACGAGGCGGTGTACCTGGCTGATCGGGTGCTGGTGCTGGCCGGCGCGCCCGCGCGGGTGGCGCTGGACCAGCGCATCGAGCCGGCGCGCCCGCGCCGCCGTGGCGACGTGGCGCTGCAGGCCCTGGCCCACGAGATCGCCCGGGCGTTGTAA
- a CDS encoding ABC transporter permease: MHGPAHPLLRSRLGRAAFGLLGVVLFVALWKFAQASGWAARGSIPDPFLLPSALREEWASGRLAPVILSSLTHYVWGLGLGTLCGFLVGLLAASSTLADVLHAWLARILRPIPPLAWVVFAIAWFKVSHAGAAFVIAIGVFWVNYFATYSAVRGVEPRYYELARAFAQHGALRQAWQVTLPAAAPGVFAGVRTGIGQAWMTLIAAELLGVPGMGQEMNAAAGMGAYEAVVVYMLIISLVYSLSDYLFAQVEKRALQWRPS; the protein is encoded by the coding sequence ATGCACGGCCCGGCACACCCGCTGCTGCGCTCGCGCCTTGGGCGGGCGGCCTTCGGCCTGCTCGGGGTGGTGCTGTTCGTCGCGCTGTGGAAGTTCGCCCAGGCCAGCGGCTGGGCGGCGCGGGGCAGCATCCCCGACCCTTTTCTGCTGCCCTCGGCCCTGCGCGAGGAATGGGCCTCGGGGCGGCTGGCCCCGGTGATCCTCTCCAGCCTCACCCATTACGTGTGGGGGCTGGGCCTGGGCACACTGTGCGGTTTTCTGGTGGGGCTGCTGGCGGCGTCCTCCACGCTGGCCGATGTCCTGCATGCCTGGCTTGCCCGCATCCTGCGGCCCATTCCGCCGCTCGCCTGGGTGGTGTTCGCCATCGCCTGGTTCAAGGTGAGCCACGCCGGGGCGGCCTTCGTCATCGCCATCGGCGTGTTCTGGGTGAACTACTTCGCCACCTATTCCGCCGTGCGCGGGGTGGAACCACGCTACTACGAACTGGCCCGGGCCTTCGCTCAGCACGGTGCCTTGCGCCAGGCCTGGCAAGTGACCCTGCCGGCGGCCGCACCTGGGGTCTTCGCCGGGGTGCGCACCGGCATCGGCCAAGCCTGGATGACGCTCATCGCCGCGGAGCTGCTGGGCGTGCCCGGCATGGGCCAGGAAATGAACGCCGCCGCCGGGATGGGGGCCTATGAGGCGGTGGTGGTCTACATGCTGATCATCTCGCTGGTCTACAGCCTGAGCGATTACCTGTTTGCCCAAGTGGAGAAGCGAGCCCTGCAATGGCGCCCGTCCTGA
- a CDS encoding AI-2E family transporter, translating to MDDLRPLKAPLWGLFALGVLYTLYLARELTLPITLAGLLSLLLAPVVTRLALYGVPRALSALALLALLLAAVGGIGVMVAGPVMDWAEEAPRGLSRLLVADGGLGEAWQRMTDSAREVEQQLSQESTAREPTTVVLQSESWRGQLLVRARDTTVAVALALALCYFLLVSGNALIGNIAAQIRSRPRRRTLLLVIRDAQREIARYLAVITLSNTTVGLLTGLMTMALGLPSPAVWGLLAGLLRFVPYLGVILATSLLAVVSATTQDGVWLMLAAPAGYLLLNTVVGFFLEPYIHGYRMAVNPIFVFLAIFVWGWFWGAVGVLLAVPLMTVIQVILRQIDALAPVYKVISRPAPRSRP from the coding sequence ATGGATGATTTGCGCCCGTTGAAGGCACCGCTGTGGGGGCTGTTTGCCCTGGGTGTGCTCTACACCCTGTATCTGGCCCGGGAACTCACCCTGCCCATCACCCTGGCGGGACTGCTCAGTTTATTGCTCGCGCCCGTGGTGACGCGGCTGGCCCTGTACGGGGTGCCCCGGGCGCTGAGTGCCCTGGCGCTGTTGGCGCTGCTGCTGGCGGCGGTGGGGGGCATTGGTGTGATGGTGGCCGGGCCGGTGATGGACTGGGCGGAGGAGGCGCCGCGGGGCCTTTCCCGGCTGCTGGTGGCCGATGGCGGGCTCGGCGAGGCCTGGCAGCGGATGACCGATTCCGCCCGCGAGGTGGAGCAGCAGCTCAGCCAGGAGAGCACCGCCCGGGAACCCACCACCGTGGTGCTGCAATCCGAGTCCTGGCGCGGGCAGTTGCTGGTGCGCGCGCGGGACACCACGGTGGCCGTGGCGCTGGCCCTGGCGCTGTGCTACTTCCTGCTGGTGAGCGGCAATGCGCTGATCGGCAATATCGCCGCCCAGATCCGCAGCCGCCCCCGGCGGCGCACCCTGCTGCTGGTGATCCGCGACGCCCAGCGCGAGATCGCCCGTTACCTGGCCGTGATCACCCTGAGCAACACCACCGTGGGCCTGCTCACGGGACTGATGACCATGGCGCTGGGGCTGCCCTCGCCGGCGGTCTGGGGCCTGCTGGCGGGCTTGCTGCGCTTCGTGCCCTATCTGGGGGTGATTCTTGCCACGTCGTTGCTGGCGGTGGTCTCGGCCACCACTCAGGACGGGGTCTGGCTGATGCTCGCCGCGCCGGCGGGTTATCTGCTGCTGAACACGGTGGTGGGATTTTTCCTGGAGCCCTACATCCACGGCTACCGCATGGCGGTGAACCCGATCTTCGTGTTTCTGGCGATCTTCGTCTGGGGCTGGTTCTGGGGGGCGGTGGGGGTACTGCTGGCGGTACCGCTGATGACAGTGATCCAGGTGATCCTGCGCCAGATCGATGCCCTGGCGCCGGTGTACAAGGTGATCTCGCGCCCGGCCCCTCGATCCCGCCCCTAG
- a CDS encoding ABC transporter substrate-binding protein, translating to MRKFVAWLFALTLGWSAVASAEARLEIGYMPIIPVAQSFLILEGDALARAGVTDVDTVQFQNGPAMVQALLAGQLDVAFVGIGPAMVARAKGADVKVVASNIVEQISILALGELAPYFERGDAATAFARFAEDQGRKPVLSTFPRGSVPETVLQYWLREQLGVAPDSVEIIYQGAAQVQQSLMTGAVDGAAILEPVVSVVTERMPAARVVVSGAALFPDQPGAVLLVRERLIEQQPELVRALVAAHVEATETLREQPAEAAPVVGRYVGGGRLPVAIVERAIRNSRENFRADPNSIIEGTRRMRDFQAELGTLKVDVDLEALFDTRFYDELAGAR from the coding sequence ATGCGTAAGTTCGTTGCCTGGCTGTTCGCGCTGACCCTGGGCTGGAGCGCGGTGGCGAGTGCCGAAGCGCGTCTGGAGATCGGTTATATGCCGATCATCCCGGTGGCCCAGTCTTTCCTGATCCTGGAAGGCGATGCCCTGGCCCGGGCCGGCGTCACGGACGTGGACACGGTCCAGTTCCAGAACGGTCCGGCCATGGTGCAGGCGCTGCTCGCCGGCCAGCTGGATGTGGCCTTCGTCGGCATAGGCCCGGCGATGGTGGCCCGTGCCAAGGGGGCGGACGTGAAGGTGGTGGCCTCCAATATCGTCGAGCAGATCAGCATTCTCGCGCTGGGCGAGCTGGCGCCGTACTTCGAGCGGGGTGATGCCGCCACGGCCTTTGCCCGCTTCGCCGAGGACCAGGGCCGCAAGCCGGTGCTGAGCACCTTCCCCCGGGGCTCGGTGCCCGAGACGGTGTTGCAGTACTGGCTGCGCGAGCAGCTGGGCGTGGCGCCGGACAGTGTCGAGATCATCTACCAGGGGGCCGCCCAGGTGCAGCAGTCGCTGATGACCGGGGCGGTGGACGGCGCGGCCATCCTGGAGCCGGTGGTGAGCGTCGTCACCGAGCGTATGCCCGCGGCACGGGTGGTGGTCAGCGGTGCTGCACTCTTCCCCGACCAGCCCGGTGCGGTGCTGCTGGTGCGCGAGCGCCTGATCGAGCAGCAGCCTGAACTGGTACGCGCGCTGGTGGCCGCCCACGTGGAGGCCACCGAGACCCTGCGCGAACAACCCGCCGAGGCCGCCCCGGTGGTGGGCCGCTACGTGGGTGGTGGCCGCCTGCCGGTGGCCATCGTGGAACGGGCGATTCGCAATTCCCGGGAGAACTTCCGCGCCGACCCGAACAGCATCATCGAGGGCACCCGCCGGATGCGCGACTTCCAGGCCGAACTCGGCACCCTGAAGGTGGATGTGGATCTGGAGGCGCTGTTCGATACCCGCTTCTACGATGAGCTTGCCGGGGCGCGCTGA
- a CDS encoding multidrug transporter → MTSPARRLVPALLAACLLVLSVTGQAAEPRAYEKEPAAHMMVGDLVLTRPLLLVGTVLGGVAFVASLPFTLPSRSVDSAGETLFLKPARATFTRCLGCPVEF, encoded by the coding sequence ATGACCAGCCCCGCCCGCCGCCTTGTACCAGCCCTGCTGGCCGCCTGCCTGCTTGTACTGTCGGTGACCGGCCAGGCCGCGGAGCCCCGGGCCTACGAGAAGGAACCGGCGGCGCACATGATGGTGGGCGATCTGGTACTCACTCGTCCCCTGCTGCTGGTGGGCACCGTACTCGGCGGCGTCGCCTTCGTAGCCTCCCTGCCCTTCACCCTGCCCAGTCGCAGCGTCGACAGCGCCGGCGAGACCTTGTTCCTCAAACCGGCGCGGGCCACCTTTACCCGCTGCCTGGGCTGTCCCGTCGAATTCTGA
- a CDS encoding M6 family metalloprotease domain-containing protein, which yields MNRIHRLLGASLVLLALLLALPAAAMPVNPEPRWVAQPDGQRFQLQPRGDEHLHWFEQAETGAVVLFNATRQRYEYARLRQAGAQSTTPGLSLSGIALGQGKPSWAASADEARQAWRALWRRFELDQQRLLQQNPLSRKLAPSAPTRHENGAAARSFAAGTSSQAASAYTALVVMVEFTDQSFVNGASSWADRIFGGYPNAPTPGSVNDYFQEMSGNQVQIAPAAETDGTANDGLVRVQLNYPHPHHAKNTSAWNAVLQDALALADAQVDFAAFDVDGDGRVDQDELTLAFVVAGPESSYYASSTEGFWGHARFSANLGDYDGINLWTSYMGLGERQGPQGEEYDSTIGIIAHEFGHSAFGLSDLYNQPSDVSSWGLMGTGSWGYKPGERSGERPVHMIAHSRLNARLPGGQYGLVQAQRLYPGEHAQSHGIGHWFSANPSVYQILGENQSRYWLLEQRKVQGYDEGLIRGLDRIATGDTGLMIAYTNSTARVHIYRADDDPNLGLGARRDSLWFSGNAHTLGPDTVVNSAYPSGTYSGLVVENISAPGETMSFDLRRQHAPCTSHSATNPQHESAGRAYSVQEGSGWWTTTRYYAVGSGDDLGTYTYNQVTLSETTPGYFSLGNCPAPDYTPPVITLVGDAVQTYTVDPNSSGYQDPGYSAHDDVDGDISSRVGWSGGVSLSRVGTYTREYFVKDSAGNWAEVQTRTVHVLPDDGGGTDTTAPVITLQGDTQITLNLGDPWVEPGYSASDDTDGDITSQVVISGSVDSNTAGEYTLDYDVSDAAGNPAVTRTRTVTVVDNSGGCTEHTATAQGHINAGRAYACGNYNYDACAVGSDEVIGSVFLYTQITLREQPSGYYEAGSCN from the coding sequence ATGAACAGAATCCACCGCCTGCTAGGCGCCAGTCTCGTACTGCTCGCCCTCCTCCTCGCTCTGCCCGCCGCCGCCATGCCGGTGAACCCGGAGCCCCGCTGGGTCGCCCAGCCCGACGGCCAGCGCTTCCAGCTCCAGCCCCGGGGCGATGAGCACCTGCATTGGTTCGAGCAGGCGGAAACCGGCGCGGTGGTGCTGTTCAATGCCACCCGGCAGCGCTACGAATACGCCCGCCTGCGCCAGGCCGGCGCGCAGAGCACCACCCCAGGCCTGAGCCTTTCCGGTATTGCCCTGGGCCAGGGCAAGCCGAGCTGGGCCGCGAGCGCTGATGAAGCGCGCCAGGCCTGGCGCGCCCTGTGGCGCCGCTTCGAACTGGACCAGCAACGCCTGCTGCAGCAAAACCCGCTGAGCCGCAAGCTGGCACCGTCGGCGCCGACCCGCCACGAGAACGGCGCCGCCGCCCGCAGCTTCGCCGCGGGCACCAGCAGCCAGGCTGCGAGCGCCTATACCGCGCTGGTAGTGATGGTGGAGTTCACCGACCAGAGCTTCGTCAACGGCGCGTCCAGCTGGGCCGATCGCATCTTCGGCGGCTACCCCAACGCCCCCACCCCCGGCAGCGTGAACGACTATTTCCAGGAAATGAGCGGCAACCAGGTGCAGATCGCCCCGGCCGCCGAGACCGACGGCACCGCCAATGACGGCCTGGTGCGCGTGCAGCTGAATTACCCCCACCCCCACCACGCCAAGAACACCTCGGCCTGGAACGCGGTGCTACAGGACGCGCTCGCCCTCGCCGACGCCCAGGTCGACTTCGCCGCCTTCGACGTCGACGGCGACGGCCGCGTGGACCAGGATGAGCTGACCCTCGCCTTCGTGGTGGCCGGCCCGGAAAGTTCGTACTACGCCTCCTCCACCGAAGGTTTCTGGGGCCACGCGCGTTTTTCCGCCAACCTGGGCGATTACGACGGCATCAACCTGTGGACCAGCTACATGGGCCTGGGCGAACGTCAGGGCCCCCAGGGGGAGGAATACGACAGCACCATCGGCATCATCGCCCATGAATTCGGCCACTCCGCCTTCGGCCTGTCAGACCTGTACAACCAGCCCTCGGATGTTTCCAGCTGGGGCCTGATGGGCACCGGCAGCTGGGGTTACAAGCCCGGCGAACGCTCCGGCGAACGGCCGGTGCACATGATTGCCCACAGCCGCCTCAATGCCCGTCTGCCCGGCGGCCAATACGGCCTGGTTCAGGCCCAGCGGCTCTACCCCGGCGAGCACGCGCAGAGCCATGGCATCGGCCACTGGTTCAGTGCCAACCCGAGCGTTTACCAGATACTGGGCGAGAACCAGAGCCGCTACTGGCTGCTGGAGCAGCGCAAGGTGCAGGGCTACGATGAGGGCCTGATCCGCGGCCTGGACCGCATCGCCACCGGCGATACCGGGCTGATGATCGCCTACACCAACAGCACCGCCCGGGTGCACATCTATCGCGCCGACGATGATCCGAACCTGGGCCTGGGCGCGCGCCGCGACTCCCTGTGGTTCAGCGGCAACGCCCACACCCTGGGCCCCGACACCGTGGTGAACAGCGCCTACCCCAGCGGCACCTACTCCGGCCTGGTGGTGGAGAACATCTCCGCCCCCGGCGAGACCATGAGCTTCGACCTGCGCCGCCAGCACGCGCCCTGCACCAGCCACAGCGCCACCAACCCCCAGCATGAGAGCGCGGGCCGCGCCTACAGCGTGCAGGAAGGCAGCGGCTGGTGGACCACCACCCGTTATTACGCCGTGGGCTCGGGGGATGATCTGGGCACCTATACCTACAACCAGGTGACTCTGTCCGAAACCACACCCGGCTACTTCAGCCTGGGCAACTGCCCGGCACCGGACTACACCCCGCCGGTAATCACCCTGGTGGGTGACGCGGTACAGACCTACACCGTGGATCCGAACAGCAGCGGCTACCAGGATCCGGGCTACAGCGCCCATGACGACGTGGACGGTGATATCAGCAGCCGAGTCGGCTGGTCGGGCGGGGTGAGCCTCAGCCGCGTCGGCACCTATACCCGTGAGTACTTCGTCAAGGACAGCGCCGGCAACTGGGCCGAGGTGCAGACCCGCACCGTGCACGTGCTGCCGGACGACGGCGGCGGCACCGACACCACCGCCCCGGTGATCACCCTGCAGGGCGACACCCAGATCACCCTGAACCTGGGCGACCCCTGGGTGGAACCGGGCTACAGCGCCAGCGATGACACCGATGGCGATATCACCTCACAGGTGGTGATCAGCGGCAGCGTGGACAGCAATACCGCCGGCGAGTACACCCTCGACTACGATGTGAGCGACGCCGCCGGCAACCCCGCCGTCACCCGCACTCGCACGGTCACGGTGGTGGACAACAGCGGCGGCTGCACCGAGCACACCGCCACCGCCCAGGGCCACATCAACGCCGGCCGCGCCTATGCCTGCGGCAACTACAACTACGATGCCTGCGCAGTGGGTTCCGATGAGGTGATCGGCTCGGTGTTCCTCTACACCCAGATCACCCTGCGCGAACAACCGAGCGGCTACTACGAAGCAGGCAGCTGCAACTAA
- a CDS encoding HIT domain-containing protein has product MDGFQLHPRLAADCHVLGHKDGGWLLLQRNALLPWYILVPETGHGQLHELPPDQRARVRAQLDALAAFVQTHHGCRRVNLAAIGNLVPQLHIHVVGRREDDPCWPGVVWGRLPAGPDWGPAALEGIRQALRAAGLLSAEPESRP; this is encoded by the coding sequence ATGGACGGCTTCCAGCTACACCCGCGCCTGGCGGCGGATTGCCATGTGCTCGGCCACAAGGACGGCGGCTGGCTGCTACTGCAACGTAATGCCCTGCTGCCCTGGTACATCCTGGTGCCCGAGACCGGCCACGGCCAGCTCCACGAACTGCCCCCGGACCAGCGGGCCCGGGTGCGCGCGCAACTGGACGCGCTGGCCGCCTTCGTCCAGACCCACCATGGCTGCCGACGCGTCAACCTTGCCGCCATCGGCAACCTGGTCCCCCAATTGCACATCCATGTTGTCGGCCGGCGCGAGGACGACCCCTGTTGGCCCGGCGTGGTCTGGGGCCGGCTGCCCGCGGGGCCGGACTGGGGGCCCGCGGCCCTGGAGGGCATACGCCAGGCCCTGCGCGCCGCCGGCCTGCTCAGCGCCGAGCCGGAGAGCCGCCCATGA
- a CDS encoding YajD family HNH nuclease, producing the protein MPIRKTPDMDRLDRLVAETQRQRLAREQGYREQALKLYPWVCGRCGREFSRANLRELTVHHRDHNHDNNPPDGSNWELLCLYCHDNEHARQLDATGAGEAGRPASAATHKGLAGLADLLKRDE; encoded by the coding sequence ATGCCCATACGCAAGACCCCCGACATGGACCGGCTGGACCGGCTGGTCGCCGAGACCCAGCGCCAGCGCCTGGCTCGGGAGCAGGGCTACCGGGAGCAGGCGCTGAAGCTCTACCCCTGGGTCTGCGGCCGCTGCGGGCGGGAATTCAGCCGCGCCAATCTGCGCGAGCTCACCGTGCATCATCGTGATCACAACCATGACAACAACCCCCCCGATGGGAGCAACTGGGAGTTACTCTGTCTGTACTGCCACGACAACGAACACGCCCGCCAGCTGGACGCCACCGGCGCCGGCGAGGCCGGCCGCCCCGCCAGCGCCGCCACCCACAAGGGGCTGGCGGGACTGGCGGATCTGCTGAAGCGGGACGAGTGA
- a CDS encoding MFS transporter: MPVPAPRGALRLLLDPLFGRYFFGRLLSTTGIWIHNIVAAIVAWELSGSALMVGLVSVAQFAPQLLFAPLSGALADRGDRLRQLLWGRVIVTSGSGGLALWIALAGVDGLPGAWPVVAAAFIVGMGFVVGGPAMHALLPALVRRDELPSAVALGNIPMTLTRALGPALGALVALRLGPAAAFALAAGFSLLFGLLIAGLPVQSRARRKPGGDTSVWGGVRHLRVDPTVGRLLIGVAAVGIGADPAITLAPALSALHAEGTELAGFFASAFGVGAATVYLVLALLRRRLGLAALSTLGLGLLAAGMVALALSPGPWSVAASFVLAGGGMTCALTGLSTQVQQRLPDAVRGRVMALWSMAFLGSRPFASSTNGAVTDWFSVDAALGLVAFVLLLAAWLSRPSRMQALPDSVARELARH, translated from the coding sequence ATGCCTGTTCCGGCCCCACGCGGCGCGCTGCGCCTGCTGCTGGACCCCTTGTTCGGCCGTTACTTCTTCGGCCGGCTGCTCTCCACCACCGGGATCTGGATCCATAACATCGTTGCCGCCATCGTCGCCTGGGAGCTCAGCGGCTCCGCGCTGATGGTCGGTCTGGTAAGCGTTGCCCAGTTCGCCCCGCAGCTGCTCTTCGCACCGCTCTCCGGCGCGCTGGCGGATCGGGGGGATCGGCTGCGTCAGTTGCTGTGGGGGCGGGTGATCGTCACCAGCGGTTCCGGGGGGCTGGCGCTGTGGATCGCGCTGGCCGGCGTGGACGGGCTGCCCGGTGCCTGGCCGGTGGTGGCGGCGGCCTTCATCGTAGGGATGGGCTTCGTGGTGGGCGGGCCGGCCATGCACGCGCTGCTGCCGGCGCTGGTGCGCCGCGACGAGCTGCCCTCGGCGGTGGCGCTGGGGAACATTCCCATGACCCTCACCCGGGCTCTGGGGCCTGCCCTGGGCGCGCTGGTGGCGCTGCGCCTGGGGCCGGCGGCGGCCTTCGCGCTGGCCGCCGGCTTCAGCCTGCTGTTCGGGCTGCTCATCGCCGGGCTGCCGGTGCAAAGCCGCGCGCGGCGCAAGCCCGGCGGCGATACCTCGGTGTGGGGCGGGGTGCGCCATCTGCGCGTGGACCCCACCGTGGGGCGGCTGCTGATCGGCGTGGCGGCGGTGGGCATAGGCGCCGACCCGGCCATCACCCTGGCGCCGGCGCTCTCGGCGTTGCACGCCGAGGGCACTGAGCTGGCGGGCTTCTTCGCCTCGGCTTTCGGGGTGGGGGCGGCGACGGTCTACCTGGTGCTTGCCCTGTTGCGCCGGCGCCTCGGCCTGGCGGCATTGTCCACCTTGGGGCTGGGGTTGCTGGCGGCCGGCATGGTGGCGCTGGCCTTGAGTCCGGGGCCCTGGAGTGTGGCGGCGAGCTTCGTGCTGGCCGGCGGCGGCATGACCTGTGCGCTCACCGGCCTGTCCACCCAGGTGCAGCAGCGCCTGCCCGATGCGGTGCGCGGGCGGGTAATGGCGCTGTGGTCCATGGCCTTTCTAGGCTCCCGGCCCTTCGCCTCCAGCACCAATGGCGCGGTGACCGACTGGTTCTCGGTGGATGCCGCGCTGGGGCTGGTGGCCTTCGTGCTGTTGCTGGCGGCCTGGCTGTCGCGACCGAGCCGCATGCAGGCGCTGCCGGATTCGGTGGCCCGGGAGCTGGCGCGGCACTGA
- a CDS encoding PA4780 family RIO1-like protein kinase yields the protein MKTPKRLQPLLADGLIDQVVRQLKSGKEASVFLVQCGEELRCAKVYKEANQRGFRSQTQYQEGRQVRNSRRGRAMQKRSRYGREEQEAAWQSAEVDALYRLAEAGVRVPRPYSFIDGVLLMELVTDADGDVAPRLDDLRLEPAQARDFHARLMQEVVRMLCAGLIHGDLSEYNVLVDPQGPVIIDLPQAVDAAGNNHAPRMLLRDVDRLSAWFAQWAPELAQTDYGREIWALYEAADLSPEQPLTGRFQRDERPADVDEVLREIDAAREEALEARLRAMEVD from the coding sequence TTGAAGACACCCAAACGCCTGCAACCCCTGCTAGCCGACGGCCTGATCGACCAGGTGGTGCGCCAGCTCAAAAGCGGCAAGGAAGCCAGCGTATTCCTCGTGCAATGTGGTGAGGAACTGCGCTGCGCCAAGGTCTACAAGGAAGCCAATCAGCGCGGCTTTCGCAGCCAGACCCAGTACCAGGAGGGCCGCCAGGTGCGCAACAGCCGCCGGGGCCGCGCCATGCAAAAGCGCAGCCGCTACGGCCGCGAAGAGCAGGAAGCCGCCTGGCAGAGCGCCGAGGTGGATGCCCTGTACCGCCTCGCCGAGGCCGGTGTGCGCGTCCCCCGGCCCTACAGCTTCATCGACGGCGTGCTGCTGATGGAGCTGGTCACCGACGCCGACGGTGATGTCGCACCGCGCCTCGACGATCTGCGCCTGGAGCCCGCCCAGGCACGTGATTTCCACGCACGGCTGATGCAAGAAGTGGTGCGCATGCTCTGCGCCGGCCTGATCCACGGCGATCTGTCGGAATACAACGTGCTGGTGGATCCCCAGGGGCCGGTGATCATCGACCTGCCCCAGGCGGTGGACGCCGCCGGCAACAACCACGCACCGCGCATGCTGCTGCGCGACGTGGACCGGCTCAGCGCCTGGTTCGCCCAGTGGGCGCCGGAGCTGGCCCAGACCGATTACGGCCGGGAGATCTGGGCGCTGTACGAAGCCGCCGACCTCAGCCCGGAGCAGCCACTCACCGGCCGTTTTCAGCGCGATGAGCGCCCCGCCGACGTGGACGAGGTGCTGCGGGAGATCGACGCGGCCCGGGAAGAAGCCCTGGAAGCGCGCCTGCGGGCGATGGAGGTTGACTGA
- a CDS encoding alpha/beta hydrolase: MNGARRWARRLLRGALGSLLLYLLVALALVGLGRPAEQPSSGAGTAFNAVERKPLAGLPAPHYYTAADGQRLAYRYYPARHEHAPALILIHGARAYGGYLHPLALRLSDAAHVYAPDLRGHGPQPKRRGDVDYVGQLEADLNALLALVRRQHPGQAVILGGHSAGGGLVIRHAGGRGNAPVDGHLLLAPYIHYQAPTQGEKVSAWASPNIPRMIGLTMLSRLGLTALNHLPVLHFHMPRELRDGTETLDYSYRLQRSLQPRMDYVEDLAALERPLRVLVGEDDESFRARAYPALFARHAPQAEVSLLPGLGHLDLIAAETSATEISRWLTSCCETRVAR, encoded by the coding sequence ATGAACGGTGCGCGACGCTGGGCACGGCGATTGCTGCGGGGGGCATTGGGCTCCTTGCTGCTGTATCTGCTGGTCGCGCTCGCCCTGGTGGGCCTGGGCCGGCCCGCCGAACAACCGAGCAGCGGCGCCGGCACGGCCTTCAACGCGGTGGAGCGCAAGCCTCTCGCCGGCCTGCCCGCGCCCCACTACTACACCGCCGCGGACGGCCAACGGCTCGCCTACCGCTACTATCCCGCCAGGCACGAGCACGCCCCGGCCCTGATCCTGATCCACGGCGCCAGGGCCTATGGCGGCTATCTGCATCCACTCGCCCTGCGGCTCAGCGATGCCGCCCATGTGTACGCTCCGGATCTGCGCGGCCACGGTCCGCAGCCGAAGCGCCGGGGCGATGTGGACTACGTGGGGCAACTGGAAGCGGATCTGAACGCGCTGCTCGCCCTGGTGCGCCGACAGCATCCGGGGCAGGCCGTGATCCTCGGCGGGCACTCCGCCGGCGGCGGGCTGGTCATCCGGCACGCGGGCGGACGGGGCAACGCACCGGTGGACGGGCATCTGCTGCTCGCCCCCTACATCCATTACCAGGCCCCCACCCAGGGCGAGAAAGTCTCCGCCTGGGCCAGCCCCAACATCCCCCGCATGATCGGCCTGACCATGTTGAGCCGGTTGGGCCTCACCGCGCTCAACCACCTCCCCGTGCTGCACTTTCACATGCCCCGGGAACTGCGCGACGGCACCGAGACCCTGGACTACTCCTACCGCCTGCAGCGCTCCCTGCAGCCGCGCATGGACTATGTGGAAGATCTGGCGGCGCTGGAGCGGCCGCTGCGCGTGCTGGTGGGGGAGGACGACGAGAGCTTCCGTGCGCGCGCCTACCCCGCGCTGTTCGCCCGCCACGCCCCCCAGGCCGAAGTCAGTCTGCTGCCCGGGCTGGGGCACCTGGACCTGATCGCCGCCGAGACCAGCGCCACCGAGATCAGCCGCTGGCTCACGAGCTGCTGCGAAACCCGAGTAGCCCGATAG